One Fibrobacter sp. UWH4 genomic region harbors:
- a CDS encoding GGDEF domain-containing protein: MDRTIASGNTIKLPIAKMRPHLIVLYPQNQFKQIPLEKGTVILGRGQDADIRMDDELVSRRHCALTFDGIDVTVKDLGSTNGTFVDGSPVAESKLEDHNRLQIGKMVLKVDFKDASEEAFDRELYEAATMDPLTKISNRRTFMDRSLGELALARRNNYYIHTIMVDADHFKHVNDTWGHQCGDMVLKEIARILKEEKRESDLLARYGGEEFVLLLSGIGPEDAKKSAERLRSAVERHRFSWKDTVIPVTISLGLASRQGESIGKIEEMIAECDRLLYVAKENGRNRVAF, encoded by the coding sequence ATGGACCGAACAATTGCCAGCGGCAACACCATCAAACTCCCCATCGCAAAGATGAGGCCGCACCTGATTGTACTCTACCCGCAAAACCAGTTCAAGCAGATTCCCCTTGAAAAGGGCACCGTCATCCTAGGCCGCGGCCAAGATGCCGACATCCGCATGGACGACGAACTGGTAAGCCGCAGGCATTGCGCACTCACCTTCGACGGCATCGACGTCACCGTGAAGGACCTGGGCAGCACCAACGGCACCTTCGTCGACGGTAGCCCCGTCGCCGAAAGCAAGCTTGAAGACCACAACCGTCTGCAAATCGGCAAGATGGTCCTGAAGGTTGACTTCAAGGACGCCAGCGAAGAAGCCTTCGACCGAGAACTCTACGAGGCGGCCACCATGGACCCGCTGACCAAAATCAGCAACCGCCGCACCTTTATGGACAGAAGCCTCGGCGAACTCGCCCTCGCCCGCCGCAACAACTATTATATACATACTATAATGGTCGATGCAGACCATTTCAAACACGTAAACGACACCTGGGGCCACCAGTGCGGCGACATGGTCCTTAAGGAGATTGCCCGAATTCTCAAAGAAGAAAAGCGCGAATCCGACCTGCTCGCCCGCTACGGCGGCGAAGAATTCGTGTTGCTTTTAAGCGGAATCGGCCCCGAAGACGCCAAGAAAAGCGCCGAACGCCTGCGCAGCGCCGTGGAACGCCACCGTTTTTCATGGAAGGATACCGTTATCCCCGTGACAATTTCATTGGGACTCGCTAGCCGTCAGGGCGAAAGCATCGGCAAGATCGAAGAAA
- a CDS encoding fibro-slime domain-containing protein has product MMKKTKISMWKWVLGTCLIFAGVQNVIAACEGTLHFKKPDDWTSVFVTMNNIAAPVPATALNAATGYYDYDLSAAKGEAQEMTFGLASSSTNPLNYVLKSTWNGKSAYDPNLPKNQRDIACPGAGKDVWVLENPKQASKTLVSYEEPKIKYFYVLVPDDEDWKSTVPQWSPDATFENRQPLKVDPNLCGWYYVVWMNEAMPENFIIFREDDETLDDAIGVDGWGAPLTAFPMNVFFDAYPNTNKIYFIADPEKAEEEGVPSISETDPMVEGNCTYQLAAFLYDTDASLHGAFTCDAYPQAGANKCYVATAPFGYAGGGAANTVPCIGVTKGIVSDLLDPSTKKPTYNAASGCFASADAFNAMFDDSKGTSVKHCRNVTFSLTKEGMWEYDSYNEPTGAFTILNDLADSILAGTCTGLCAQAANPREGLGNVAYGLGEGQLTNTAAQNATANNISAAAQAALPGVMDWSAIDPVSGLPYIDLYPVANGEFGDGTHPNVYDNSTWDLRIKGNNNQMFCFESHANFTYRAGMQFSFRGDDDIWVYIDNKLAVDLGGTHLAAPGYVNLDQFTGASGALKDGTKYDIDIFFCDRRTDMSNVRIKTNMYIVQQTAIALTRKKNGTATSYDICYSKSGDGSCEAAAKGQSETQVFCGAQIADAGLPISYTLVQGSKITDPAVAMPELAASGITKFENISAPGIYKGGIDLRNLAAPSIDGTKVNLGAGSYTLFVTIDGKTKKIKSFRPSGEVDVVYADGEAVDINEDTGEMKKLGKYKAVKSAMGGEFVPVYISNVGKAENPGQPLVIQPIDAKGMKYTLTPSSNLMKLYERTVDENGAETFKKIAFGDSREIGESGVDTVYVTVEMDDLTEPNNEFTVGVTGRPNALKINFYLPIIQFVSAPDSTGEVVNGDKPEADGTYDERWVGSIYELYLAVLKPNDNGDYYICEDCNFTIHRDPRTSDYITFADAEFVNGYATISIVATKEYRFDTDPTIHNPGMVVAAYNDYVFTNPGYSPIYFREPPVPSPRLADVFDVHGASPEVEFKIPAPYFSMNQEYLDGVADSVVIYYHRAIHKDSVPTQICVVWDSTSAKKHNPIAEGFSNISKDTAIVCNALVKVNKDTDIDCSGAGADGYCTNVVKLSSSYFKGDSTKLSNGVKTSGKGKVISYAEFKDKGKDIKQGFPGELTDRMAPVPLRAEVRAIRKGDELSDFDSLVVIMSEPVRIVTDQKKNALDFYLNSAVDLSEDSRFVSILNSTVASVTGAQDALVGSANGQGRIKYQYIRGNVSPHVGDFVRLSGDMSTIFWVDSADIAVPGADTLRAAADAAYNWNSPTSYNETKRLPTPWVLVSGEPEVKVVENNFANTGNSPVGENVPVVTVNGYSTNLSKNEVIAAEGGRLGLFAQADMYSLINDMKAKGFKDEDLDPAKIYFSYDLQIYTNLGNYVAGKSGKIFCDDSKNTETDENGKKIDYFGGKTCIDAGIGSNFFIGWNTRSDKGRMVGTGAYIVKYTTFIRLDKAGKYGKKEDTSVWGVKRSPLPNTDYLKKAAK; this is encoded by the coding sequence ATGATGAAAAAAACGAAAATCTCCATGTGGAAGTGGGTTTTGGGTACCTGTCTGATTTTCGCTGGAGTGCAGAATGTTATTGCCGCCTGCGAAGGCACGCTGCATTTTAAGAAGCCTGATGACTGGACTAGTGTCTTTGTTACGATGAATAACATTGCCGCTCCAGTCCCGGCAACCGCCTTGAATGCGGCGACCGGTTATTATGATTATGATTTGTCTGCTGCCAAGGGCGAAGCTCAGGAAATGACCTTCGGTCTTGCAAGTTCGTCTACAAATCCGTTGAACTACGTGCTCAAGAGCACTTGGAACGGAAAGTCCGCCTACGACCCGAACCTTCCGAAGAACCAACGTGACATCGCCTGCCCTGGTGCCGGTAAGGATGTCTGGGTGCTCGAAAACCCGAAACAGGCGAGCAAGACCCTGGTTTCCTATGAAGAACCGAAAATCAAGTACTTCTATGTCCTGGTTCCCGATGACGAAGACTGGAAGTCCACCGTGCCGCAGTGGTCTCCCGATGCAACTTTCGAAAACCGCCAGCCGTTGAAGGTAGACCCCAACTTGTGCGGGTGGTACTACGTGGTCTGGATGAACGAAGCCATGCCGGAAAACTTTATCATCTTCCGTGAAGACGACGAAACTCTCGACGACGCGATTGGTGTCGATGGCTGGGGTGCTCCGCTCACTGCGTTCCCGATGAATGTTTTCTTTGACGCTTATCCGAATACCAACAAGATTTACTTTATTGCCGACCCGGAAAAGGCTGAAGAAGAGGGTGTACCTTCTATTTCTGAAACGGACCCCATGGTTGAAGGAAACTGCACCTATCAGTTGGCCGCCTTCCTTTACGATACCGATGCGAGCCTGCACGGCGCCTTTACTTGCGATGCTTACCCGCAGGCTGGAGCAAATAAGTGCTATGTTGCCACAGCTCCCTTTGGTTATGCTGGTGGCGGTGCCGCCAATACGGTTCCCTGTATCGGTGTGACCAAGGGAATTGTGTCTGATCTTTTGGATCCTTCTACCAAGAAGCCGACTTACAATGCCGCAAGCGGATGCTTTGCAAGTGCGGATGCCTTCAATGCCATGTTCGATGACTCCAAGGGTACTAGCGTAAAGCATTGCCGCAACGTGACTTTCAGCCTCACCAAGGAAGGTATGTGGGAATATGATTCCTATAACGAACCGACCGGCGCCTTTACCATCCTGAACGACTTGGCTGACTCTATCTTGGCGGGGACTTGCACGGGTCTCTGTGCCCAGGCAGCGAACCCCCGTGAGGGTCTAGGCAACGTTGCCTATGGTCTTGGGGAAGGCCAGTTGACTAACACTGCTGCCCAGAATGCTACCGCGAACAATATCTCCGCTGCCGCTCAGGCTGCCCTTCCTGGTGTAATGGACTGGTCTGCCATTGATCCTGTTTCCGGTTTGCCCTATATTGACCTTTATCCGGTGGCCAATGGCGAATTTGGTGACGGTACGCACCCCAACGTTTATGATAACTCCACTTGGGATTTGCGTATTAAGGGGAATAACAACCAAATGTTCTGCTTTGAATCCCATGCGAACTTCACCTACCGCGCCGGAATGCAGTTCTCGTTCCGTGGTGATGACGACATTTGGGTGTACATCGACAACAAGCTTGCCGTGGACCTCGGCGGTACCCACCTTGCCGCTCCGGGTTACGTGAACCTCGATCAGTTTACGGGGGCCTCAGGTGCGCTTAAGGATGGCACAAAGTATGACATTGACATCTTCTTCTGCGACCGCCGTACCGATATGAGTAACGTGCGTATCAAGACGAACATGTATATCGTCCAGCAGACTGCTATTGCTTTGACGCGCAAGAAGAATGGTACAGCGACTTCGTACGACATTTGCTATTCCAAGTCGGGTGACGGTTCCTGCGAGGCCGCTGCGAAGGGCCAGTCTGAAACCCAGGTCTTCTGTGGTGCGCAAATTGCAGATGCTGGCCTGCCGATTTCCTACACCCTCGTTCAGGGAAGCAAGATTACGGACCCGGCCGTGGCCATGCCTGAACTGGCCGCTTCCGGTATTACCAAGTTCGAAAACATTTCTGCCCCCGGTATTTACAAGGGTGGTATCGACTTGAGAAACCTGGCCGCTCCCTCGATTGACGGGACCAAGGTCAATCTCGGCGCCGGCAGCTACACGTTGTTCGTAACCATCGATGGCAAGACCAAGAAGATAAAAAGCTTCCGCCCGAGTGGCGAAGTCGACGTGGTCTACGCCGATGGCGAAGCGGTCGATATCAACGAAGATACGGGCGAAATGAAGAAACTCGGTAAGTACAAGGCAGTGAAGAGCGCCATGGGTGGCGAATTCGTGCCGGTCTATATTTCTAACGTGGGCAAAGCAGAAAATCCGGGCCAGCCGCTGGTCATTCAGCCTATCGATGCCAAGGGTATGAAGTATACGCTGACCCCGTCCAGCAACCTGATGAAGCTTTATGAAAGAACGGTGGACGAAAACGGTGCTGAAACATTCAAGAAGATCGCCTTTGGTGATTCCCGTGAGATTGGCGAAAGCGGTGTCGATACCGTCTATGTGACCGTGGAAATGGACGACCTGACCGAACCGAACAACGAGTTTACCGTCGGCGTGACCGGCAGGCCCAACGCTTTGAAGATTAATTTCTACTTGCCGATTATCCAGTTCGTGTCCGCTCCGGATAGCACGGGTGAAGTTGTCAATGGCGACAAGCCCGAAGCTGACGGCACCTACGACGAACGCTGGGTCGGTAGTATCTATGAACTTTACCTTGCCGTGCTTAAGCCGAACGACAACGGCGACTACTATATCTGCGAAGACTGTAACTTCACGATTCATAGGGATCCGAGGACTTCTGACTACATCACCTTCGCCGATGCCGAATTCGTGAACGGTTATGCAACGATTTCTATCGTAGCTACCAAGGAATACCGCTTCGATACGGACCCGACGATCCATAATCCGGGTATGGTTGTTGCGGCCTACAATGACTACGTGTTCACGAACCCGGGGTATTCTCCGATTTACTTCCGCGAACCGCCGGTTCCGTCTCCGCGTCTTGCCGATGTGTTCGACGTTCACGGTGCTTCGCCCGAAGTTGAATTCAAGATTCCGGCCCCGTACTTCAGCATGAACCAGGAATACCTCGACGGTGTGGCTGACTCTGTGGTCATCTACTATCACCGCGCCATCCATAAGGACTCCGTGCCGACCCAGATTTGCGTGGTGTGGGATTCCACTTCCGCCAAGAAGCACAACCCGATCGCAGAAGGATTCTCCAATATCTCGAAGGATACCGCGATTGTCTGTAACGCTCTTGTCAAGGTGAACAAGGATACCGATATCGACTGCTCTGGTGCCGGTGCCGACGGCTACTGCACCAACGTGGTCAAGTTGAGCTCCAGCTACTTCAAGGGAGATTCTACCAAGCTTTCTAATGGTGTCAAGACCTCCGGTAAGGGTAAGGTGATTTCTTACGCCGAATTCAAGGACAAGGGTAAGGACATCAAGCAGGGATTCCCTGGCGAGCTGACTGACCGCATGGCTCCTGTGCCGCTGCGTGCTGAAGTGCGTGCCATTAGAAAGGGCGACGAACTCAGCGACTTCGATAGCCTTGTGGTAATTATGTCTGAACCGGTCAGGATCGTGACGGACCAGAAGAAGAACGCTCTGGACTTCTACCTGAATTCCGCTGTAGACCTCTCCGAAGACAGTCGTTTCGTCTCTATCCTGAACAGCACTGTTGCCTCGGTGACCGGTGCCCAGGACGCCCTTGTGGGTTCTGCAAATGGCCAGGGCCGTATCAAGTACCAGTATATCCGTGGCAATGTTTCTCCGCACGTGGGTGACTTTGTCCGCCTCTCCGGTGACATGTCCACCATCTTCTGGGTCGACAGTGCCGATATCGCCGTGCCGGGTGCCGATACGCTCCGTGCCGCTGCCGATGCCGCATACAACTGGAACTCCCCGACGTCTTACAACGAGACCAAGCGTCTCCCGACTCCGTGGGTGTTGGTGAGCGGTGAACCTGAAGTCAAGGTTGTCGAAAACAACTTTGCCAATACGGGTAACTCTCCTGTTGGCGAAAATGTTCCGGTCGTAACGGTGAATGGCTATTCTACCAACCTGTCGAAGAACGAAGTGATCGCTGCAGAAGGTGGCCGTCTGGGCTTGTTCGCTCAAGCGGATATGTACTCCCTGATCAACGACATGAAGGCTAAGGGCTTCAAGGACGAAGATCTGGATCCTGCAAAGATTTACTTCTCTTACGATCTGCAGATCTACACCAACCTGGGTAACTACGTGGCTGGCAAGAGTGGCAAGATCTTCTGCGACGACAGCAAGAATACGGAAACCGACGAAAATGGCAAGAAGATTGACTACTTCGGCGGTAAGACCTGTATCGATGCAGGTATCGGTTCCAACTTCTTCATCGGCTGGAATACTCGCTCTGACAAGGGCCGCATGGTCGGAACAGGCGCCTACATTGTCAAGTACACGACCTTTATCAGACTCGATAAGGCCGGCAAGTACGGCAAGAAGGAAGACACCTCGGTCTGGGGCGTGAAGCGTTCTCCGCTTCCCAATACGGACTACCTGAAAAAGGCTGCCAAGTAA
- a CDS encoding SPOR domain-containing protein: MRKILAAMSLCAAATVASFAAEPTDLDSLFRGKEYKPVLSASLRDSAANEASAVPGKAAAKTSKSDGYYMLQFESVADFDAAQRRRAQISASTGYAIQVVFDAPFYKLRGGGWGNKKAAEDKARELSAYNITAFVVKVK; this comes from the coding sequence ATGCGAAAGATTTTAGCTGCTATGAGTCTGTGTGCCGCCGCGACGGTTGCGTCGTTTGCGGCTGAACCTACGGATTTGGATTCCCTGTTCCGCGGCAAGGAATATAAGCCTGTGTTGAGCGCCTCGTTGCGCGATTCCGCGGCGAACGAAGCTTCGGCGGTGCCCGGCAAGGCTGCCGCGAAGACGTCCAAGTCCGACGGCTACTATATGCTGCAGTTTGAATCGGTCGCCGATTTTGATGCCGCCCAGCGTCGCCGTGCGCAGATTTCTGCAAGTACCGGCTACGCTATCCAGGTGGTATTCGACGCTCCCTTCTACAAGCTTCGTGGCGGTGGATGGGGCAATAAGAAAGCCGCCGAGGACAAGGCCCGTGAACTTTCTGCTTATAACATTACCGCTTTCGTCGTGAAAGTGAAGTAA
- a CDS encoding DUF3320 domain-containing protein produces MSSPSAIVAKIRQEAALFDTKDRLLNFATKNDFQSPLVMEAGDLFFEKWLQAKGPLPLESFFQVSANFTAQQKITAIDAMTAVLRNKLEDFGETDLYLVLGFLKWDGNALAPSLLIPLDADPVQKTLTISKRTPIENVILRERLKDSVTLPTTEDAVINGKFSLLLYFSLFEKAIASNRNWKFTRHGLCLSFFNTDQLLLKKRMAQGFQDKTVNANPALASLFSEDGFQTQESLFEEQNFDKVFSPADHHFLYTTDSHTDKVIVDALNDEAKAYAIQALPGTDKMKVAANIVADSVAKGQKVLVVHRRAVSGRAFKEAWKPAFRSFPQADRSALEQDVRKMRAEFQEYYDTVNNPIAPANVPLASLLEEFIAIKPSKRKYPASVLQGISSLSYQEYLDLKNDLNLLNELYFEKKGIEARRAFQGVKLPGLNAELQQTLSQELGRAASRASSLDGLIKIMEATGLFPTGIFLSSLADTLEIIRDHFNKDTPEFEDWQLRSYNWTAYRDTLTALPEAGDQWVRYRRQTSEIYTDTAVDENIQSARDDFAESQKATLKGLSDRYRSSRRKLLSVLRNPKDVESDANLLDLIDTLLELQANKRAYKESAVLGNHLLGKDWHYERSNWVELNSKIQFIYEFRDKHKNDPKLDLLLQILEQWHLFKDMLPQFDELYRSVLELQQSIKQINKAMELDTPLESLSIEKWLGRIKSWSENWDHLDIHVQLTALFKKMESYPCKGLVQFISDPENADKELINVVSSCWSREQIQNVTKTCPNLFTQPPKERSKKGKAYRELLDKFSNANFSELHQAVEKNPDALTHLSLSDTFRISGKTSFDIALILDADSISIAEAIPTILAAGKTILVGDPHNPALEFQPLDAFQDQPFPHSPFFQESILTAALRQGIPTRELWFSSLYGDAALVAFANSHIYNHGIKQFPTPSSEPFKGIRLKVVEDKVNAIAQAALQHAERHPEKTLGIIAFHQSTCREIEDAIRAQLLTGTPIAAFFTRPNPDISFFVKTPDRAVDRFRDVVLVCGEPEIASNNKVAICSTLAKKELQVFVSETDSAKGNDQKHTLFREWISHLQNKEYNADDTATSATSPLREQVLKALASENIQAKESFSRGGIPVGPVIIDANNPNRYLALIEDDCTAERFRDSVEDRDYIRPQILKQLGWKVMNLWLPFWFMAQKDEVGHLVATIAIEQSVAPPPSASTEEDDESEVFANSAPTTVPYQVQHPKIEGTAHDKPIAELPAAALITQLKFYVDSEAPIHQDVLILRILELHHVDRMGPILQKALTEAINQGLQKKRFIKTGPFFYSLKPKELAPRNRAGRPDFERKLAYVAPEERALMPQSMDEHALKEAMGLLE; encoded by the coding sequence ATGTCATCGCCATCCGCTATTGTTGCAAAAATAAGGCAAGAAGCGGCCCTCTTCGATACCAAGGACCGTCTCCTCAATTTCGCCACCAAGAACGACTTCCAATCCCCACTCGTCATGGAAGCCGGCGACCTTTTCTTTGAAAAATGGCTTCAGGCCAAGGGTCCCCTTCCGCTAGAATCGTTCTTCCAGGTTTCTGCCAACTTTACAGCTCAGCAAAAGATAACCGCCATTGACGCGATGACGGCGGTTCTCCGCAACAAGCTCGAAGACTTCGGCGAAACAGACCTTTACCTGGTCCTCGGATTCCTGAAGTGGGACGGCAACGCGCTCGCCCCGAGCCTGCTCATTCCCCTGGATGCCGACCCCGTCCAAAAGACGCTTACCATTTCAAAGCGTACCCCCATCGAGAACGTCATCCTCCGCGAACGACTCAAGGATTCCGTGACGCTCCCCACCACCGAGGACGCGGTCATCAACGGCAAGTTCAGCCTGCTCCTCTATTTTTCGCTTTTCGAAAAGGCGATCGCAAGCAACCGCAACTGGAAATTTACGCGCCACGGTCTCTGTCTCAGTTTCTTCAACACGGACCAGTTGCTTCTCAAGAAGCGAATGGCCCAAGGATTCCAGGACAAGACGGTCAACGCCAATCCGGCGCTCGCCTCCCTTTTCAGCGAAGACGGCTTCCAGACGCAGGAATCCCTTTTCGAGGAACAGAATTTTGACAAGGTATTCTCGCCCGCGGATCACCACTTCCTTTACACCACGGATTCGCATACCGACAAGGTCATTGTCGACGCCCTGAACGACGAGGCGAAAGCCTATGCCATACAGGCGCTCCCCGGTACCGACAAGATGAAGGTCGCCGCGAACATCGTGGCCGATTCCGTCGCCAAGGGACAAAAGGTTCTCGTGGTTCACCGTCGCGCCGTTTCCGGCCGTGCCTTCAAGGAAGCCTGGAAACCCGCTTTCCGCAGTTTTCCGCAAGCCGACCGAAGCGCCCTGGAACAGGACGTCCGCAAGATGCGCGCGGAATTCCAGGAATACTACGACACGGTCAACAATCCGATTGCGCCGGCAAATGTTCCGCTGGCAAGCCTCCTCGAAGAATTCATCGCCATCAAGCCGTCCAAGCGCAAGTATCCCGCTTCGGTCCTGCAAGGAATTTCTTCGCTGAGCTACCAGGAATACCTAGACCTCAAGAACGATCTCAACCTTCTGAACGAGCTCTATTTCGAAAAGAAAGGAATCGAAGCGCGCAGGGCATTCCAGGGAGTAAAGCTCCCCGGTCTCAACGCCGAACTGCAACAGACCTTGTCGCAGGAACTGGGCCGTGCCGCAAGCCGCGCCTCGAGCCTCGACGGACTCATCAAGATCATGGAGGCCACCGGGCTATTCCCCACGGGCATTTTCCTTTCGAGCCTCGCCGACACGCTGGAAATCATCCGCGACCACTTCAACAAGGACACTCCCGAGTTCGAAGATTGGCAACTGCGAAGCTACAACTGGACCGCCTACAGAGACACGCTCACGGCGCTTCCCGAAGCGGGCGACCAATGGGTACGCTACCGCAGACAGACCTCCGAAATTTATACGGACACAGCCGTCGACGAAAACATCCAGTCGGCGCGCGACGACTTTGCCGAAAGCCAGAAGGCCACCCTCAAGGGGCTTTCCGACCGTTACCGTTCTTCTCGGCGCAAGCTCCTCTCGGTGCTCCGCAATCCGAAGGATGTCGAATCCGACGCCAACCTACTCGACCTGATAGACACCCTGCTTGAACTGCAAGCCAACAAGCGAGCGTACAAGGAAAGCGCAGTCCTCGGCAACCATCTGCTCGGCAAGGACTGGCACTACGAACGGTCCAACTGGGTCGAACTCAACAGCAAGATCCAGTTTATCTACGAATTCCGCGACAAACACAAGAACGACCCCAAGCTCGACCTGCTCCTGCAGATTCTGGAACAATGGCACCTGTTCAAGGATATGCTCCCGCAATTCGACGAGCTGTACCGTTCGGTCCTCGAACTACAGCAGTCCATCAAGCAAATCAACAAGGCGATGGAACTGGACACTCCGCTCGAAAGCCTGAGCATCGAAAAATGGCTCGGCAGGATCAAATCGTGGAGCGAAAACTGGGACCACCTTGACATCCACGTGCAGCTGACCGCCTTGTTCAAGAAAATGGAAAGCTACCCGTGCAAGGGTTTGGTACAATTCATTTCCGACCCCGAAAATGCGGACAAGGAACTCATCAACGTCGTGTCTTCCTGCTGGAGCAGGGAACAGATTCAGAATGTCACCAAGACCTGCCCGAACCTGTTTACGCAACCGCCCAAGGAACGTTCCAAGAAAGGCAAGGCGTACCGCGAACTTCTGGACAAATTCAGCAACGCAAACTTCAGCGAATTGCACCAGGCCGTCGAAAAGAATCCCGACGCCCTGACGCACCTTTCGCTGAGCGACACCTTCCGCATTTCCGGGAAGACCTCTTTTGACATCGCTCTCATCCTGGATGCCGACAGCATCTCGATCGCCGAAGCGATCCCGACCATTCTTGCTGCAGGCAAGACCATCCTTGTCGGCGACCCGCACAATCCGGCGCTGGAGTTCCAGCCGCTTGACGCCTTCCAAGACCAGCCGTTCCCGCACTCGCCCTTCTTCCAGGAAAGCATCCTGACAGCGGCACTCCGGCAGGGCATCCCGACCCGCGAGCTCTGGTTCTCTTCGCTGTACGGCGATGCCGCACTCGTCGCATTCGCCAACAGCCATATCTACAACCACGGCATCAAGCAGTTCCCGACGCCTAGCAGCGAACCGTTCAAGGGAATCCGACTCAAGGTCGTCGAAGACAAGGTGAACGCCATTGCGCAGGCCGCCCTGCAGCACGCCGAGCGCCACCCCGAAAAGACTCTCGGGATCATCGCATTCCACCAGTCCACCTGTCGCGAAATCGAAGACGCCATTCGCGCCCAGCTCCTGACTGGCACCCCCATTGCGGCATTTTTCACGCGCCCGAACCCGGACATCAGTTTCTTCGTAAAGACGCCGGACCGCGCCGTCGACCGTTTCAGGGACGTCGTCCTCGTTTGTGGTGAACCGGAAATTGCAAGCAACAACAAGGTCGCCATCTGCTCGACCCTCGCTAAAAAGGAACTGCAAGTTTTCGTATCGGAAACAGACTCCGCAAAAGGCAACGACCAGAAGCACACCCTTTTCCGCGAATGGATCAGCCACTTGCAGAACAAGGAATACAACGCAGACGACACGGCAACATCTGCCACATCGCCGCTCCGCGAACAGGTACTCAAGGCACTCGCCAGCGAGAACATCCAGGCGAAAGAAAGCTTCTCCCGCGGAGGAATCCCCGTCGGTCCCGTCATTATCGACGCGAACAATCCGAACCGCTACCTGGCACTCATCGAGGACGACTGCACCGCGGAACGTTTCCGCGACTCGGTCGAAGACCGCGACTACATCCGTCCGCAGATTTTAAAACAGCTCGGCTGGAAGGTCATGAACCTCTGGCTCCCCTTCTGGTTCATGGCGCAGAAGGACGAAGTCGGCCACCTCGTGGCGACCATCGCCATCGAACAGAGCGTCGCCCCGCCGCCGTCCGCTTCGACCGAAGAAGACGACGAATCGGAAGTCTTTGCCAACAGCGCCCCGACAACGGTCCCGTACCAGGTGCAGCATCCGAAAATCGAGGGTACCGCCCACGACAAGCCGATTGCGGAACTCCCTGCCGCGGCACTCATCACGCAACTCAAATTCTACGTGGACTCTGAGGCTCCCATCCACCAGGACGTCCTGATACTGCGCATCCTGGAACTCCACCATGTGGACCGCATGGGGCCAATCCTCCAGAAGGCTCTCACCGAAGCCATCAACCAGGGGTTGCAGAAAAAACGCTTCATCAAGACCGGTCCGTTCTTCTACTCGCTCAAACCCAAGGAACTTGCCCCGCGCAACCGCGCCGGACGCCCCGACTTCGAAAGGAAACTCGCCTACGTCGCACCGGAAGAACGCGCCCTCATGCCGCAAAGCATGGACGAGCACGCCCTCAAAGAAGCAATGGGACTGCTAGAGTAA
- a CDS encoding glutamate--tRNA ligase family protein has protein sequence MPGTIRFAPSPTGYLHEGHLLSALYVWAAAKKWDLKVHLRIEDHDQGRARKEYIDSIYEDLAWLGFKYDSESIQSTRFNFYQRILEKLDALGLVYPCTCSRKQLLAENPRSETGEVIYQGKCRPIQSNRETPHSLRIVIPDKVIDWHDERLGDFHENPKLQCGDFPIRDRDGYWTYQFAVCIDDLTQGISHIVRGEDILNSTARQIALSQMIADACTGDASLQVPAYTRPLYLHHPLIVDGSGKKLSKREHAHSLRQDKEAGITPEALFGRVLFKAKLQESDLPTPLEDALGQIIRTL, from the coding sequence ATGCCAGGCACAATCCGTTTTGCACCGAGCCCTACGGGCTACCTCCACGAAGGGCATCTGCTTTCTGCCCTTTACGTGTGGGCGGCGGCAAAAAAATGGGACCTGAAAGTTCACTTGCGCATCGAGGACCACGACCAGGGTCGTGCCCGAAAGGAATACATCGACAGCATCTACGAAGACCTCGCCTGGCTTGGATTCAAGTACGACAGCGAAAGCATCCAGAGCACACGATTCAATTTCTACCAGCGCATCCTCGAAAAACTGGACGCTCTTGGACTTGTTTACCCCTGCACCTGCAGCCGCAAGCAGCTCCTTGCCGAAAACCCACGAAGCGAAACCGGCGAAGTCATCTATCAGGGAAAATGCAGACCCATTCAGTCAAACAGAGAAACTCCGCACAGCCTCCGCATCGTCATTCCAGACAAAGTAATTGACTGGCACGACGAGCGCCTCGGCGACTTCCACGAAAACCCCAAATTGCAATGCGGCGATTTCCCGATCCGTGACCGCGACGGTTACTGGACCTACCAATTCGCGGTCTGCATCGACGACCTCACGCAGGGTATATCGCACATCGTCCGCGGCGAAGACATCCTCAATTCCACCGCTCGCCAGATCGCTCTTTCGCAGATGATTGCAGATGCCTGTACAGGCGACGCCTCGCTCCAGGTTCCCGCCTATACGCGCCCCCTGTACCTGCACCACCCCCTTATCGTCGACGGCAGCGGCAAAAAGCTTTCCAAGCGCGAACATGCCCATAGCCTTCGCCAAGACAAGGAAGCCGGAATCACCCCGGAAGCCCTTTTCGGAAGGGTCCTTTTCAAGGCAAAGCTCCAGGAAAGCGACCTCCCCACCCCCCTGGAAGACGCACTTGGACAAATCATCCGTACTTTATAG